The following nucleotide sequence is from Paenibacillus andongensis.
GCTGCGCATAAACAGCAAAGCCATCGATAAAGAGATGGCAATATTCAGCGGAATATAGAGGACAGAGTAAAACAAAACGTTTTTCAAAGTCGTCCAAAAGATGTTATCTTCTGCTAGACGCTTATAGTTATCTAATCCAACGAAATCGTTTTTACTTACAATGTCATAATTCGTGAAGCTTAGATAGAACGCCATGATGACTGGAATAATCGTAAAAATGATAAATAGCAAAATCGTTGGCGTAATAAAGAGATAACCCATCCTAGCTTGATGTCGACCCAGCTTGGTTATCGATGCCAAGCGAATTCCCCCTTCCACAAAAAGGGAGGGATGACCCTCCCCACACATTTCTAGTTACTTCCCTGCTGCGTTCTGATCGAGCAGCTTATCGCCCTGCTCTTGCCCCTTCTTAAGCGTCGCGGCCGCATCCTGCTTGCCTTGAATAAATAACTCAATATTCGGCATGAGACCGTCGCCTTCCATAACCGAGTATCCTGGATGCTGCGGACGAATCTTCGCGAATTCTAGGGTATCCATGAATGGCTTCCAGTTCGGATCGTCCTTGAAGAACGGATCCTGCAGCGCCGGTTTGAAGCCCGGCAGGTTTAAGCTTGTTTTGGCCCATAGCAGCGCGTTGTCTTTATTTGCTAACCACCATTTCTCGAATTCCCATGCCTCGTCTTTATGCTTGGAGCCCGCTGGAATCACGAGACCGAAGCCGCCCATTACGCTTCCTTTGGCGCCACCAGGTCCAGCTGGAGGAGGCACAACACCGAAATCAAGATCCTTGCCGTATTTCTTATAAGTTGAGAGCATCCACGGACCTGTATAAGTCATAGCTACTTTTCCTGTCACAAAAGCATCCGTGCCTTCGCCAAGACCTTTTTCAAACCCAACCTTATACACTTTATCCTTATTGATCAGCTTATCCCAGAAATCCAATACTTGCTTACCTTGATCGTTATTGAAATTCGTTTTCTTCAGATCGCTGGTCATCATAGAACCGCCTGCTTGCTGCAGCCACATATTGAACAGGCCATTATCCTGCATCGACATACCGGAGC
It contains:
- a CDS encoding ABC transporter substrate-binding protein, translating into MKKWMTVLTALLLTFSLAACSTKTGGDQPAESKKPEATTAPAASTAATKGAPVEITFWGDWGGEGEKQFVMMADAFNKSQDKIKVKYVLQEDMITKFLTAATSGGSPDIMFWDRWRTSLYASKNVLHPIDDYLKKDNINRGDYYDEALKELSSGGKLYGLPLTVDARALFYNKKLFAEKGLQPPKTWDELENAAKQLTVWEGDKLIRSGMSMQDNGLFNMWLQQAGGSMMTSDLKKTNFNNDQGKQVLDFWDKLINKDKVYKVGFEKGLGEGTDAFVTGKVAMTYTGPWMLSTYKKYGKDLDFGVVPPPAGPGGAKGSVMGGFGLVIPAGSKHKDEAWEFEKWWLANKDNALLWAKTSLNLPGFKPALQDPFFKDDPNWKPFMDTLEFAKIRPQHPGYSVMEGDGLMPNIELFIQGKQDAAATLKKGQEQGDKLLDQNAAGK